CGGCGGTGGGGACGTGGGTGTGGGTGCCCAGAACGGCGCTGACGCGGCCGTCTAAGTACCAGCCTAGGGCCACCTTCTCGCTGGTGGCCTCGGCATGCACGTCCACGATGATGATGGGGGTGCCTTGCAGCTCCAGCAAAAGGCGGTCGGCGGTGCGGAAGGGGCACTCCACATCGTGGGGCATGAACACCCGCCCCTGCAGGTTGACCACCGCCACTCCGTCGCGGGCCCACACGCCCCGCCCAGGTGCCCCCTGGGGGTAGTTATGGGGCCTCAGGATGGGAAAGTGGCCCTCGTCCAGGGCCTGGTATATCTCCCGGTACTCCCATATGTGGTTGCCCGATGTGATGACGTCCACCCCGGCGGCTAACATCTCTTGGGCGGTGGCCAGGGTGAGCCCCTTGCCACCGGCGGCGTTCTCGCCATTGGCCACCACCAGGTCGATGCCATATTGGCGGCGCAGCTGGGGCAAGAGATGGGCGAGGGTCCTCCGCCCCAGCTTGCCCACCACGTCCCCTATCATGAGGACCTTCAATGCGTCCTCTCCCTCAAAGGCTAGCGGGCGTACTCCACTACCCTCTTCTCACGGATGACCGTCACCTTGATCTGGCCCGGGTACTGCAGCGTCTCCTGTATCTTGCGGCTGAGGTCGCGGGCCAGACGGAAAGCTCCTAGGTCGTCTATCTCCTCGGGCTTGACGATGACCCGGATCTCACGCCCGGCCTGGATGGCGTAGGCCTTCTCCACCCCCGGCAGGGAATAGGCCAGGGCCTCCAGGGCCTCCAGACGTCGCAGATATTGCTCCAGGGACTCGCGACGAGCGCCGGGCCGGCCGCCGCTGAGGGCATCGGCCACGATGGTGATGACGGCCTCCACAGTGCTGGGCTCCACCTCCTCGTGGTGGGCCTCGATGCAGTGGACCACCGCCTCGGGCAGCCCATACTTGCGGGCCATATCCGCCCCGATGCGGGCGTGGGTCCCCTCCATCTCGTGGTCCACGGCCTTGCCGATGTCGTGCAGGAGGCCTCCCAGGCGGGCCACCTGAACATCGGCCCCCAGCTCGTGGGCGATGAGAGCGGCCAGGTGGGCCGTCTCCACGGCGTGTTTGAGCTGGTTCTGGCCGTAGGAGTAGCGGTACTTGAGGCGCCCTAGGAGCTTAATGATCTCGGGATGAAGGCCTGGGCAATTGGCCTCTATGGCCGCCTGCTCGCCTGCCTCCCTGATGGCGGCATCCACCTCCCGCCACGCCCTCTCCACCATCTCCTCAATACGCGCCGGGTGTATGCGCCCGTCGCTCATGAGCTTGGTGAGGGCGATGCGGGCCACCTCCCGCCGCACGGGATCGAAGGAGGAGAGGGTGACCGCGTCAGGGGTATCGTCGATGATGACGTCCACCCCTGTGAGGTGCTCCAGGGTGCGGATGTTGCGCCCCTCTCGCCCGATGATCCTCCCCTTCATGTCCTCCGATGGGAGGGGGACCACCGAAACGGTGGCCTCGGAGACCACATCGGTGGTGAGGCGCTGCATGACACCCACCAGGATCTTACGCGCCCGCTCCTGGGCCTCCTCCTTTATGCGCTGTTCCAGCTCATAGGCGCGGCGGCTGGCCTCCTCCCTCACCTCCTGCTCCACCTGCGCCAAGATGAGCTGTCTGGCCTCGGGGATGCTTAGGCCTGCTATTCGCTCCAGTTCCCGCTGTCGCTCCTCTCCCAGCTTCTGGAGGCGGGCCTTCAGCTCCTCCAGCTGTGCCTCCCGCTGGGCGAGGGCCTGCTCCCTCCGCTCCAGGGCCTCCAGCTTCCGTTCCAGGGTCTCCTCCTTCTGGAGGAGGCGCCTCTCCAGCCGCTGGATCTCGTTGCGTTGCTCCTTAAGCTCCGCCTCCGCCTGGCTCTTGATCTTGACGGCCTCTTCCCGCGCCTCGATGACGATCTCCTTGTAGCGCCTCTCGGCCTCGTTGAGGAGGCGGGCGGCATTGCGCTCGGCAGTGATCATGCGGTTCCTGGTGAGCCAGTATTGGATAACAGCCCCCACAAAGATGCCGCCCACGATGCCGAGAAGGCCAAATAGGGCGATGAACACGCCTTCCGGCATAGCTAT
The Dehalococcoidia bacterium genome window above contains:
- a CDS encoding TIGR00282 family metallophosphoesterase, whose product is MKVLMIGDVVGKLGRRTLAHLLPQLRRQYGIDLVVANGENAAGGKGLTLATAQEMLAAGVDVITSGNHIWEYREIYQALDEGHFPILRPHNYPQGAPGRGVWARDGVAVVNLQGRVFMPHDVECPFRTADRLLLELQGTPIIIVDVHAEATSEKVALGWYLDGRVSAVLGTHTHVPTADARILPKGTAYVSDVGMTGARDSVIGMETEAVIERFLTQLPTRFSPQEKGPAIFNAVLVEVEDATGRALSIRRLDCEVE
- the rny gene encoding ribonuclease Y, producing the protein MPEGVFIALFGLLGIVGGIFVGAVIQYWLTRNRMITAERNAARLLNEAERRYKEIVIEAREEAVKIKSQAEAELKEQRNEIQRLERRLLQKEETLERKLEALERREQALAQREAQLEELKARLQKLGEERQRELERIAGLSIPEARQLILAQVEQEVREEASRRAYELEQRIKEEAQERARKILVGVMQRLTTDVVSEATVSVVPLPSEDMKGRIIGREGRNIRTLEHLTGVDVIIDDTPDAVTLSSFDPVRREVARIALTKLMSDGRIHPARIEEMVERAWREVDAAIREAGEQAAIEANCPGLHPEIIKLLGRLKYRYSYGQNQLKHAVETAHLAALIAHELGADVQVARLGGLLHDIGKAVDHEMEGTHARIGADMARKYGLPEAVVHCIEAHHEEVEPSTVEAVITIVADALSGGRPGARRESLEQYLRRLEALEALAYSLPGVEKAYAIQAGREIRVIVKPEEIDDLGAFRLARDLSRKIQETLQYPGQIKVTVIREKRVVEYAR